In the genome of Paralichthys olivaceus isolate ysfri-2021 chromosome 10, ASM2471397v2, whole genome shotgun sequence, the window CATCACAAGATTTATATGTTTACTGCTAATGTAGACACACTTCAGCAGACAGGAGATATTCCCCACTTGAACAAATTTACTTTATGTAAATATCATATAAAAATATCTTCAGCAAATCATTGCCAAGCTGTTCCTGAATCTCAGTTCTACAGTACCTTCATATGATTGCAAAAGCAGAGATATAAAAGGGGCCCATTTATTATTGAAACATaaaagaaatgcaaatgaaatgtttggaaTCTGacgtgacaaaaaaaaaaaaaaaacagaactgcATTTCTTAATCCCCCCTTTACCTGCATCAGTAAGTCCTTCATCTTGGTCccctgctggaggagctggcTGCTTTCCTCTTTCAGGAGCTTTTGCACAAACTCGACTGTAGCCTTATTCTTCTGAGTGAGGAAGGAGGCCCAGATAGCCCTGTACAGCACAGTGTTATCTTCACTGGGCTTTCCACTGGGGTTATCTATCACCCCCACTCGCACTCCACGGCTGGCCTTCTGcttgcacatgtgcacacacacacacacacacacacaaacatacacacacaagtgatgtaattcacacacaaatatcacACATTCTCATATTTCCAGAAAATGCAGGTTTGACtgaggcagagaggaaagagtgtTGAGTGCTTTACAGTAATAGTTTCTCAAATTTCACTTAATCTACCAGAAAATAtatcacaaaaagaaaacatttgcttcctgtgttACAACCACTTAATCTGTGTTTACAGAGAATATTCCATTTTAAAGATATCTGTATGAATGACATTTTCAGGGTCACGTTACCATTTCCTCTAAAATTATACGGCTTGTTAAATGATGACAAGATAACACAAGCTAAGTCATGAGAGGACAGAATGGGGAGAAGTGGTAACAATACTCACCACATGTTTCAGAGCATTGAGTAACAGCTGTTTTCCTGAGACCCTCTCAAAATCCCCAGCTATCCATATGGTCACAGTACTCATCCCATCCTCATCTAAGACAGAAGAGCAAAAACTCTTTAATACATTAATTACCTAGAGTACATATCACACTGCTTTCAATTTAAGCATCATATTATAACCAGTGACTGCATATGGTTGAAGCTTTCTAGATATTAAGAAGCTGGAGTACAGGTAAACTCAAACTGAATATATAATCAAACCAAGGGTGGAGGGTATTTTACAGCTCAAATGTCAACTGTAATGCTTATGTAGATTTTAAGGAGTCTTCACCCTGGTTACACACTGACAATCAGATGAAAGTAAGAAGGAAAATGAGGCGCAGGCGTTACGGTGAATGTTCAGTTTGAGTGTGAGAGGTAAAAGAGAATGTGACATCTGGCAGAAGAGGGATGAGGATATTAGAGGAGAGCTCTGCCACCAGTCACTGTTATAATACCTTCTCTTAAACAGTCAGAATAGCCGCTGGCCACAGAGAAGAGATGGCAATCAGCCACCTCAGCCTCAATGGGACACCTACACTCTGGGCCTGAGCTTTGAAATGCAGCTCTTATGGCCATTTAGACTGCTGGCTGAACGCCCGTCAGCAGGCCCAGTAAATATCTTGTTGGAGGCAGAACCTGTCTGCCTTAACAAAGGTCAATTTCACACTTTATAGATCAGTAAAACAATGCAGGattaattttcctttttcactcATTTCAACAAACAAACGTATAATAGCTGTTCCACTTCAGAGGAAGATGCAAATGTAGTTATTTATACTGTTGCAAGTCATGTGTAACTGAAGATGACACCGTGTGCATTCCTCTGAAATTGTGTTTATTGGGAAACAAGGCATGAAATTTCAGGTAATAGCTTACCATTATTTGTAAAGTACTTCATTCTCTTAGCCACCACAGCTGTTTTGTCTTTGCCTTCCAGGAACGAAAACATAGTTGTGTCCTCCCAATCGTCCACAACTACAAAGCAGGGGGATAAAGTAAAAATGTGCAAGGCATACAGTAAATCTGCACTTGATGGAATACGAGGAGTAGCGCAGGTCACCTGGCGTGGAAGTGAAGTCCAGGTACTTTCGGTCGGTGCTCAGAATGACAGGGTTCATCCTCGGAACCACATTGGCCTGCTCCATTAGATAGTCCACCACATCTGAGCCCTCAGTTAACTGACCCTATAGGCAAAGGCAGAAGAAAGAACAATGCTTGGAACATCAATTCAAAAGGATGAATTGTATCTTGTGTATGTAAACTTATCCATCTTATAATGTGGAGGAATATTTAACCGCTAACTGTCCTACTATCTAGCAAATCCAGCAGAAAGCAATGTTGGCTATTGATCAATTACTTATCACGCTTTTGATTATTTACCACAATACCACACACAGTAATAGCTGAGCCTATATTCtatactctgctgctgcaatgaACCAGAGATCATTAAAATTTCATCCAAATCTACATTTGATACTTCACAGAACAGAGCCATGTATTATACTGCATATGCTTCTTTATTTATCAAAGAGCATCAATGGTAAATACTTGCTAATCCACTGAACAGGAAACCCAGACTAGTATATGAAGTATTACTTGTATGCATACTataagaacaaacaaactggtAGTGTTCTTTCGTGTTTGTTTACCCAGACTAATGCATGtgtataattaaaatgtttcttcattgtacaaaaataaactcTGGAAGGGAGAAGATGAGTGTCTCCCTTAGCATACAGGTGTGTCGTACCATAAAGGCAGCTCTCTGGAAAGCGGTGGTCGTGTCCATTATGCGCTGCAGGATGATGGTCTCCAGCTCATCTGGGTCCATCTCATCGGAGCTCAGAGGGACTCCGTTAAATAAAGCCAGAGGTAGAGCACCCAAGCCACTCTTTTTGTAGAAGAGGGTACCATCctgaaaaaagcaaaacatggAATCAAACATTGTCATAATCATTAATtccaatgaaaacaaagacaaaagaagaaaaatttaaataactTACTTTTCTTTTGTAATCATACTCAGATTCTAAACCTAGAATCCTCTCAGCATTGGCGCTAGGAAATTTCCTCTTCAGGAAGGAAGAGAGTGTATCAGCAGAAAGCGACTTCCCAACATCTACTTTGTTGTACATCTGCAAGAGATAGAAGAGTGGAATGAGATTTAACCATTTATGAGTTCTGTTCCAAGAGCTGATCCCAGGAGAAAAACCCCACTGACTCATGTAGTCCAATAATAGGATAACACAGGGTACAATTTAACAACTGACTTCTGAGACACAAAGAGATATGAGCTAACGTGGAGTGAGCATTATCATTCTTTCAAACATGTACTGCAACGCTAATCTTATCCTGGCATTGAGAATACAAGCATTCAAGATTAAAGAAGAAGGGTTAAGGCAGCGTCCTTTTTCATCATTTCCTGCCCCCTACATGCTCTACCCAGCTGCAACCCCTCACCAGAACCAAACAAGTATCCCGGGAGGTAAAAACATGTCTGACACAAACAGtcacctgtctgtgtgaaaGGGCAACTATGGTCAATATCTGGATCTGATTCTCAAGAGTAAATATGGGAAAACAGCTTTCGTTTTTCTAAGTGCTCgctgaaaaaacaaatttatgTGTGTGATTTACTTACTGAGACCATGGACATCAGAGCCTGGGATAAATCATACTCGTCTGCAATGTAATTCAGCAGTCGGTAGAATCCAACCCCTGCATCTGAGAAGCCATCAATCTCGTCCTTGGTGttgacaacaaacacaaatccaaTTCTATGAGAAAGGGGGACAAAAACAAGTATTCAATTTGCAGGTGAAATGAGAATCACTACCTGGTAAAGATTATTAATACAAAGAGTTGATCACATAAAAAGCTGTGGAGGTGTGAGAAATAACAGTACCGACCTCAGGGGGATCTTGTGCTTGTAGAAAAGCTCGGCTAGTTTCACCAGCTCGACACTTTCTTCTTGTACTGGATCGAGGAACAGCACCTAACAACAAAAGGTATAATCAGAGAGACGACAGAACAGCACATCCCGTCTCAGAATACCTTGATCATCAAAACCAGTCTTAAGCATTCCAAATGTACTCCGTCTGCTCATTTATGTCATGTGCAGGACGTTATGATGGTAAATGACCCATAATCTGACAAGAAAGTATCTAAAAGAGTCAGACGTATCCAAAGAGTTTCAAAGTGTTCTGCTGAGTCAACAAAAAACCTCCACCACACTGAACACTGTCCTTAATTGCTATATCTCCTGCTGTCAACTCACCAGGTTGAAGAAATTGCGTCGGATCTGCCGGATCACGCCAGGAAAGGTGGCTCTGAGCAGTTCCTGTATACCAGTTGGCCAGCTGCGGTACATTGGGTCATTCTCTATGTCATTTATCCACtggaaagtaaagaaaaataataatattcaagagctcaacaacaaagacatttttgcCATTTGCAatcttaaaaaggaaaaaaaatcaataagtgGCTGtagatgttgatattgtggtgggccaccacaaataaatcaatgtatgggaaacactgagaagAGTAAACAAATATTGGGTTCATGATGAAACCGAGGTCAGTTGATTAGGGATTCTTTAAAAGCTGTAGAAGGTGGTGTCGCCTCAGAGTAAGAAGGTTCCCAGTTCAACACCCAGCTTGACTGGAGCCTTGGggttaggttgattggagactctaGTGTGTAGGCTCTTCCATATGCTGGAGGCCTGTTCAGGGTGTTCCCCACCTCTCAAGCATCAAATGATAAGTGgcatagatgatggatggaagaATGTAGAAGGTGTACGGAATTACCTTACATATATTTTAACTAGAGTAACCAGCCTGCTCAGTAGACAGGTAATTTCATGCATGTAAATAAAGTCAGTGATATATGATGTTGTATCACTGTACAGTTTTATGGAAAGATATATATTTCAAGCTGATGTGTAAACATTTAACATGTGCACTTGTTATTGAAGCGATTATCCActgtcttctctcttcttcattgtctctctctcagacagttatattttacatattataGATAGTACATCGTCTCTGGAGGGAGAGATGAAACTTGAAATGACATGAATTTTAAAATGGCCAGAGGGGCCAAAATGAAAACTTGCACGTTTTAAATTTGATAGCTTTTCTTGGTTAACTTCCAAGTTAATAATTGAGGTTTTCTGGTAGGCCTGAGACTGTGGCAATAGCCAGATGACTGATCCATTAAGTCACACCCTGGTGTAAGTAcacaatgaagaaaaacatcttcagTATTGATCTGGGCCAGATGAATATTTTTTCTGGACAAAACTCACCATTATGGCTGGATGTCTGATATCTAAGGCATAGTTGTCATCCACAGCATTCACAGGCAACTTCAAAAGCTTGCCCTGATGTTCTCCTTTTATGCCTAGGTTATGAAGCCCCTCCAAGACCCTGGCCTCTCCTCTGAGGATGTCCAAAATGCTGTAAAATTAAAACCACAGGTTATTTTCCAAACAAATATTAGGCGTGTGGCAGTGGCTTTGAAATGCAGCCACCTCTGATCTTGCTGTAAAGGGATTACTGAGTTGATGAAGGTCTGAGGTTTTCAGGGGAGGCAGATGACTGGCCCCTCCTGCTGAGTTTCTACCTGAAAGGGTTGTGGACGTCCAGATCAATGTGCAGTCCATTGATGAAGAGCTCCCCATCTCCCGGGTGAACACCAATGGTCTCACTGAGATGCTGAAAGAACAAACTCAAAGTGTTAATCGAATGCCAAAGCCCTTTAATGTCTGATCTCTCTACAAGAAAGAATTTGCACAGAGACTACAGCAGGAAGCATAAAACACAAAGCGTGGAGAATAAGAGAAAAGCTAGAATAAAATGTTGCATTTGATGGTATTAGGGGATTTACTTCAGATATAGATTAGAAGACCATTCtctaaaataaaacttgtgCAGTGGTTAAAGGATGTTATCAAAGAAAACCTCCAGCACTTTCATGTGGGAATGCTGCTTATGATATCGTACCTTTTGGTTCTCCTcaatttcttttctcatttcctgCTTTACGGCCACTCTTGTCAGTGATCTGTGGGAACAGTAAAACATGTCCAGTCACCATCAGCTTTTACCATATCCCCAGCCGGCTGTAAAATGCCAGTTTTAATCTCCAAAAACCTGTGGGCTTCAAGATGGTACATTTGCAGTCAATTCCCTGTAAACACACAACTCTTACTCAGCGCTTTTTGCTGTTATTACAAGCGGCCTGAGCCAAAATAAGCAAGCATCAAAAAAGCTGATTAGATCTTTGCAATAGATGTATTTATTGTGAAAGTAATAGGcatcacagaaaaaagaaaaaatgggtTTTAAAAAAGCATATTTCCTGTGCAATTAAATAACAGCATTTGCTGTGGATGGATTCACATATTTACCAGggctgcaaaaaaacaaaatttgaaaAGGTACCAAATGTGTTAGCAACTcaggcagatggagagaaaaaaggatgGATTTACTTACCTGGCTTTGCTTGGAAAATTCTGACTGAGGTCTCGCATGAGCTTCAAAGCGTCATACTTTGGCACAGACATGATGCTGGCAGCTGCTTGGAAACTTAGATCTGTAGAGATCACgaaacaaaatcaaatgtatatatgtagatacacacacaaatgcacatcaTGTTTACACAACAAAATCTACAAAAGGCAATAAAGGGAACTATATTAAAGGAGATGATACAATAGGGTAATAATATTGTATCCATGTATATTGATGAAAATTTTTTCTTACAAtatttgaatatgaaaaaaaatattggtaCCTTGCATTTGCCACACTTTGAGAGGGGCCATGTCATTAGTGCTCTCCAGAAGATGTTTGCGAAGCTCAACGAGTTGTTCCTGCAGTTCTGGATGAGATTTCCTTAGACGAGGTAAAAGAAGAGATTACATTACAATTATAAGGCAAATAATCTCTTAATAAAGTCTCACACAGGACAGGATGCATTGCAGCATTACCAGGAATACAGACATTAGCACGTTATGGTTAAGCTACTTACTTTAATGTTCCAAAAAAGAATCCTTGTACATCGTTATCATCCTCCTCTGTATTTAAAGCTGTCTTTGGATCTAAAAAGCAAAAGatgtgtgtttcatttcttAGGACACAGTGAGGTCCAGCTCACATTCGATTAGTCAACAACTGACCTTTTACTTTGGTGTCATCCACAGCTTTGTATTCTGTGCTTTTGATAGCCAGCTCAACACTGTAGCCTGATAAAAGCATCTTTTGAGGTTTAGGATCCTGCAGCAGTGCAAAGCAAAGTGATTAATTAAATGCAAACAAAGGCCAGACATCAATTACAAACAATTACCAACTGAGATCCACCcaagaggagacgttttctaccaAAATCTATATATACTATATGGCCAAAATTATAGGTCACTAATTAGTGGGTTCAACTGTTTGAACAGCCACACCCATTGCTAACAAGCTTAAACTCATGAAAACAGACATGTAGTTTTCATCGACAACTATTTGAATCAAacttttgacatttaaattcaacttaTAAATTTCATCATAGCTCGCTCACTATGAAACTTTCCAACACAACATTGTCTCTGTtggaatgtggtttcataaataCTGCTTGTCAGGCATCCGACCCTTTCAAAGAGGGTAACTTTCGCATGGGTCGTATATATGACCTGGAGGTCAGAGGTTCCAAACCCCTGATCTATAAAAAGATGAAACCATGGAGGTCTAAATCTACAGATAAGTTATATTAGGCTTTACTTCTCAGAGGGAAACAAATATTCttggtttagattttttttccagaggaTTTACTGATCATAGGAGAAATCCTTTGGTTTGAGCTGTTTTGTGTAAAAAACTAAAGATCAGAAGTCAGATCAATAAATAACTTGTCCACTGAAACATAGGTCAGTGTAATCTTCGGGACATCATTTCAAAATTGCTGTAATACCATTGCTACTCACCGCTACAAAATGCCGCAGCACATACATGAGGGTGCCCTCTTGGGCTTTCTCGGACAGCACCTTATGAAAAGACCTGAACTTCTTGGTTCCAATCTCAGCATAGAGGATCACAACTGGCACATCTGTTTTATTGACTCCAGGATATGTGTGATCACTCTTGTACAAAAATGGCTTTggcctgaaaacaaacacaccacagttAATTACAGTCAGTGAATGTACCAAAGAATACAATTTATAGCAAGTAAATTATGTAAACTAATTATCAGGATGTCCACAAAAGGAAGACGGTATATGTTACCTGCCTGCAGCTGTCTTCAAGAGCTTCTTGATGTCCTTGGTGCTGCAGCTAAGTTGTCCATGGATGGAGACAAAGGCAGCACAAGCCTCAGGTGGAGGTTCATCGCTGGCTATCTGTTCagggcaggagggagagaaatgtttttaacacGCTGTCTACACACAATGCTAATGCTACCAGGACCTGGTGTTTTTGCTCTCATAAATGTTTACACACATTAAAATGCATGTGACCACAGCGATGAGATTCAGTTTGCATAAAAGACAAATGCATCATGGCAAGTCTCTAATTACAAGTCCAGCACTGCCACCCTCCCACTCTTTAACATGGGCCAAAGTTAATCAGTTAAATCTGAAACCTGATTGATTTATTCTCAGTACTCTCCAGCAATCATCACACCGATTTACATTGTGCGGCACAAAACTTCATTTCACCTGCAAAAGGCCATTACTCACTCaaatatttaacacaattttaaatgAGAGGAATTCATCATTACAGTGCATCACTGTCACAAAAATGAAGTTTCTCCTTATCAGTGCTGAAACCGACACAATCACAATACTGAGAAGTTGTGGAAACATGCACTGAAATTATATGAAGCTACTAAATATTAAAGTCAAATTTAGTCAAGAACAAATTGAGAAGTATCATGGCATATAAAAAGCATTTTATACAGATTTCTCAGCATGTAATTTTATGAATTACCTTTCTTACATTACACCCttaacagtaacagaaaataaaaaaatctttgggCCCCTGAGGTTATGGATTGAAAATAAGAATCgattctctgtcctctctttccGCCTCTCCCTTCCTTCAAACCATCATGTGTTTATAGACCACTCTCTCTGGTATGAGCAGGATGTCGTCCTATCCAATATTTACAATGTCCATATTCAGGAATTCTGGGACCTAAAACTGCAGTATGAGTATTTTAAGAAACCTGTAAGCTACATATGACAACATTAAATTAGCTAAACTACAAAGGCTCAATGTCACATTCATTAGTTTTAAATAATGAGCATGTAAATGAAGGCATCTGAGCGTAATCCAAAGGGAACCATGGATGACTCTTCTTGTCACTGAATCAATTATAGATAATTATCATTACACATTCTGAGgggaaaccacagacacacccaAGCATTGTTGTGAGAAAATGAGTTATTGATGCAGAGTATTCAACGCAGTGGTCTGAGAATAATTATTGTCATTAATGTCTGTACGCCAAAGTGGTTGAGAAAAAACTTAAAGAAAGGCCTGCGGAGCAACCTGGATTGAGACAATATAATCATCCGTAACAAGAGATGGAGAATTGCTCTTCTCCTGAATTCTGAAGCAGCTTGTGAGAAGAATTTGATCATAACATACCTGCTGGGATGCATGAACAGCTGGTGAGTGAGACCGAAGAGCCAGGGCAAATTTGAGAAGATTAACTTGAAGATCTGTGAGGAACTGACCAGCCTTCTTTATGACCAAGTTATAGTAGGAGCGCACAGACTCTGCAAGACAGATCAACATTTGTAATAGTGAGGCTTTGGAAACGAGAACACCACCTCTTGTGGTGCAAAATTATTTATAATCTGTTATCATATTTCTGAAGTCAAGCCTCGGTTGTGATAAACTTACCTCCTTGCTTGTAGACAGTGAGTTCTTTCACAGTGTCGACAAACTGCCAGAATTTTTCATTCCCATCTTCTCCAATGAATTCACTGCAATTGAGAAAATGAAGTTATTAGTCAGCATTAGTAAATAACCAAAGTATGTAAGCAAGCAGCCATTTTTGACTGCCCAACCACATAATCATATTCGATTTTCTAGCAATAATCGTCTCCAGTCTTGTTGGCTCCATAGTGTCTATGTAAATGACCACACTGGCCTTACAGTCATGCAGTACAACAAAGTTTCTGAAGGTTTCATCAAGAATATTTCAAAACTTTTCTAGACCATAATAAAGGAAATTGAATATGTGGGCCAAGTACAACAGATGTGAAGGAAGATCAGTCCCAGAATTACTTAATTGAAGTTATGATGAATTAGTGGAGTAGAGAATTACCTTTGAAACGCCACATTATCTAACAAGTGTACCCAGACAAATTCTGACCAAGGTGGTAGTAGATTACCAGCTCCATGTCTATCTTATTTGTAGTTTTATGACAGCGCATTAATATCTGTACCATTGAGAACTATGTGCACACCACCTAAACATTttcttgtaaaaagaaaagtcactCTAAAGCACAACAAAAGAAATTGTGAATGAACTTTAACATGATCAATACCTGAATGTactatttaataataaaacttttgCCCCTTTGCAAGGCTCCAATAACCCACTGGTTATTCACATCATTATTCAGAAACAACAATGCATTAATTTACAGTCAATAAGTGATAATTAGGAGGTAATATAAGGAAAAATCTTAATTCATGGTGTAATAGAGGTAGAATAAGGTGTTAATACTTGCTTAATAATTGCTAATAAAGGGCTAGTATGCAACCTCTATGCATATTAGTAAGCACCTAGTTAATGGCGAATATGTGTACCTTAATAGAAAGTGTTACCAAAATGACATCCACAAAGATATAAGAAATCTAGgtaaaacagatttaaacatATCAAGgtaaatttaaattttgaaCTTTTAAAAACCCGGCAGAAACTCTGTGTATATCATGTGTTAATGAACACAAAGTCTAATAATATTAGAAACACGGATTAGTAATTAACAGTGTTAATGATATAATAACTTCCAACTGAGACAGCAGCACCTCATTACAGAAACAATACCGGGATGTCTCTGGATATTCCACATCCAATTACTCCAAGATGTAAAGTTTCCATTGGAGCTACAGAAGAAGCTGTCTGAGGAAACCTTCCCTCCAGCAGCAACCACTCAACCACTAATTGAGCACGGGCCCCCACACAGCCCTGTTTAGTACAGATGACGACGAGTTACCTTGTCTCCAGGAGGAAAGGCGTCATGCTCCATTTGGCTCTCAGGCTGGCAGTGACTCCCTTGGGTGCAGCGGTGACATGATGtatgttcagcagcagcagcgacagcACAATAACAGTCCTCATGATGTCCGGAGCGACGTGTCATGAGCCTGCGGAGAGAAGCGGCACACCGGGGGGTCAGCACGGTCCCTCTGTGCCCTCTGAGAGCCAATGCCACGTAGTTACTGTGAGTTGttatcagaaaacacaacactgcTGCGCGTTGACGCGTGTGTGTGGAAATATAttcaacaaatcatttaaaacttaGTATTGCAAACACGCTGCtgaggaagctgcaggagagagaaacGCGTCGAGGCGACAGACAGACGTGATTTACGTTGAGTAGCGTTCAAATCAAAGTTAACTTTAACCGTGAATCAAAACGTTACGTTACACCAGCGGGATTTAACGAAACAAATATGGCGTGTTAAATAACAGTGTGAGTAGGAGTACAGAGCAAGTTTCCAATAATAAACCCCTCACCCCAAACTGATGCTGGCCGCTTCCATACAAAGCAAAAGCTCCAGGTAGATATTTTGGGAAAGCTAACGGGCTAACCGGTGCAGCTAGCTAGCGGCCGGCCAATCAGGGTGGCTGAAGCTGGCCGGTACTCAAATATGTAAAAACCTCACCCTGTAAAACAGCGCATTGTGTGTAATTGTTTTCAGGCACAGTTTTtcacattatatttatattcagagTGAGTATATGtgataataattaaattaaaacgtGATGCTAAAGTGGAATTTTAATCAGGCACAGCGGCAGACAGCTAAAGagactgaagctgaagctgtaGTGACGGTGACTGAAATGTTTGAACTCTTTTTAACAACATGGAAATGAGTATAAACACAATTTAAGTCTACGCATATCATTTATCTGCATTAACAATGACTGTATATGCCAAAGAAAATCAGTGTCATCTTAATGGTTTGACTGTGGAGTTGTTTTGGTTGATCAATTACTTGATATTCAGAATCCCTTCAAAAATGTGTCTGCCACTAAAAcactaaatacattttcttttcttttttggtggTTCCCACTGGTCCTCCTCATATTGTTTGTGGTTGTAATTTTAGAATAACATGTTCAGCTCATGTATATTAAAAGTatggatgtttttaatgaaCTTCAGTAACTACTCTGGTTACAGCTATCGTTGGCGATATACATGGAGAAAAGGCTTCCTTTTATTAAACATACAGTAGAAATGTAGTTTCAGAAAAGTTTATTACAAGGTTTCAGCATCAATTTTATCATGTGCCTttttaatctgatttattttattttgaaaaaaaggtgTGCTATTAGTACGAATATGAGGATTAATTTGTAGATTGGTCTAATTGATGTGATGAATTTGTGCTTAGATTTAATACGTACTCCCGTCTTTGATCATTCTTGGTGAATTTCACAACCATGAATCTAAACGAACTGGTTCGAACCTCTGCTTTCATCACTTTATATTTCTGATCTCAAGCAGTTCTCCTTAAAGTTGAAAAGACTTCCAGTAGGCTTGTTTTGAGTATAATGTAAGATTTAAATTGAATGGTATTGTTATGGAGTTACTCACTGAGTTACTCACAGGGTCATTTACTGCATTGCTCCTCCCAGAGCTGCAGATGGCAATTCTGTGACTTGAGTTGTAGTTCCACATTGAACTAATACTCATGTATAAAATGTGTGGGCTGTCCATTCAATCCCAATTTTGCATAATTTCAACGGTTCAAGGTTCTGCTATACCTTTCTCTATTTCATGTTTTGGCAGTTGGCCACTGGAGACATTTTAAATACTAATGAACTTATAGCACATGCAGCATTTGCTTTAGTGCTTAATTAAGTCCAAGATTAGAAGacttaatgaaagaagaatacTAATTAGGCTACTAAAT includes:
- the uggt2 gene encoding UDP-glucose:glycoprotein glucosyltransferase 2 isoform X3, yielding MRTVIVLSLLLLNIHHVTAAPKGVTASLRAKWSMTPFLLETSEFIGEDGNEKFWQFVDTVKELTVYKQGESVRSYYNLVIKKAGQFLTDLQVNLLKFALALRSHSPAVHASQQIASDEPPPEACAAFVSIHGQLSCSTKDIKKLLKTAAGRPKPFLYKSDHTYPGVNKTDVPVVILYAEIGTKKFRSFHKVLSEKAQEGTLMYVLRHFVADPKPQKMLLSGYSVELAIKSTEYKAVDDTKVKDPKTALNTEEDDNDVQGFFFGTLKKSHPELQEQLVELRKHLLESTNDMAPLKVWQMQDLSFQAAASIMSVPKYDALKLMRDLSQNFPSKARSLTRVAVKQEMRKEIEENQKHLSETIGVHPGDGELFINGLHIDLDVHNPFSILDILRGEARVLEGLHNLGIKGEHQGKLLKLPVNAVDDNYALDIRHPAIMWINDIENDPMYRSWPTGIQELLRATFPGVIRQIRRNFFNLVLFLDPVQEESVELVKLAELFYKHKIPLRIGFVFVVNTKDEIDGFSDAGVGFYRLLNYIADEYDLSQALMSMVSMYNKVDVGKSLSADTLSSFLKRKFPSANAERILGLESEYDYKRKDGTLFYKKSGLGALPLALFNGVPLSSDEMDPDELETIILQRIMDTTTAFQRAAFMGQLTEGSDVVDYLMEQANVVPRMNPVILSTDRKYLDFTSTPVVDDWEDTTMFSFLEGKDKTAVVAKRMKYFTNNDEDGMSTVTIWIAGDFERVSGKQLLLNALKHVKASRGVRVGVIDNPSGKPSEDNTVLYRAIWASFLTQKNKATVEFVQKLLKEESSQLLQQGTKMKDLLMQGMDADAFEKKFNTLEVDFILSQQLFCRDVMKLRPGERAVISNGRILGPFEEPEEFTVEDFHLLEKITLSGSAEKVKAKVKQMQMKPKHASDLVMKVDALLSAAPKGEVRRDVHFIKDSHSMLRLSPRENEVFYDVVAIVDPLTRMAQKMSSLLIVLSQVVNVRLQVFMNCRAKLSEMPLKSFYRFVLESDVAFLANDTVSPGPVARFMELPESPLLTLNMITPESWMVQAVRSPHDLDNIHLQKVNGIVTAEYELEHLLLEGHCFDLSTGQPPRGLQFTLGMSRDPLMYDTIVMANLGYFQLKANPGAWILRLRKGRSEDIYQVLTHDGTDSPADAGDVKVVLNSFHSKIIKVRVQKRAEKINEDLLSETSESKGIWDSIASITGGGSKKDDGEKKKEDVLNIFSVASGHLYERFLRIMMLSVLRHTKTPVKFWFLKNYLSPSFKETISHMAESYGFQYELVQYKWPRWLHQQTEKQRIIWGHKILFLDVLFPLAVDKIIFVDADQIVRADLKDLRDLDLEGAPYGYTPFCDSRREMDGYRFWKTGYWASHLGHRKYHISALYVVDLKKFRKIAAGDRLRGQYQALSQDPNSLSNLDQDLPNNMIHQVAIKSLPQEWLWCETWCDEASKVTAKTIDLCNNPKTKEPKLTAAARIVPEWVEYDNEIKRLLRRVQEQGDAEKEKHSPTPSQDKKVDNLRDEL